A window of Flammeovirga kamogawensis genomic DNA:
ACTCTTTAGTGTATTTATTACAAATAAGTTATTTTCGTTTTGATCCTCTTTGAGATTTCCCGTAATAACTATTTAAGAATTTTGTATGTGCTTTTTTCTTTTTCTTCTTTTGTTTCAATACTCTTTTTTGTTCTTTTTTAACGGGAACAGGAGAGTTATTTTCAGCAAATGAAGCAACAGTTAAAGTCGAAAATAAACTAATGAGTAAAATTATCTTTTTCATTTTTAATTACTTTTTGATGATAACTATTGAAACGGATCCTTTATCTCATCTGGTTTCCTAATTTGAATCAAAAATTACTTTAATAGTGTCTATTTATATTTTCTAATACGTCTGGTTTTACCATAATACTTATTTAAGAATCGAGCATGCTTCTTCTGTCTTTTTGTTTTCTTTCTGTAGTTTGCTCTGGTTTCTTTTTTTACAGATTTTTCTCGAGGTGATTTTGGAGATGCTTGCAACGATAATGTTACCGAAATAACAATCGAAATTATGAATATTATCCTTTTCATTAATACTATTTTAAAAGTTGAATCTTTTATACTATCAAATCAAACGTTATTCATAAGTCACTGATAGTCAATATTCAAATTAAAACTATCAAAATATGGGTATAAAAAAAGACCTTTCAATTGCTTGAAAAGTCTTTTACAAGTTGGGCGAACGATGGGAATCGAACCCACGACCCCTGGAACCACAAACCAGTGCTCTAACCAACTGAGCTACGATCGCCGTTTTATTGCAGTGCAAATATAATAGATTGATTAGTTCTTATCCAATAAATATTTTACAAATGAAGATGAATATTCAATAATTGATTGATCTTCAACAACAAAAAAATAATTATTACAAAAATTCATTCATCAATAATGGCAAGAAGAATAGTGAGTTCAGAATTTTTATTCTTAACACTAAGTTTCACTATTAATTTGTTGAAAATTAGAACATAAAAAAAGACCTTTCAATTGCTTGAAAAGTCTTTTACAAGTTGGGCGAACGATGGGAATCGAACCCACGACCCCTGGAACCACAAACCAGTGCTCTAACCAACTGAGCTACGATCGCCATTTTGTAATGCAAATATAGGGAAACACAGAAGGTTTTTCCAAATATAAATTCGCAAACAAAATTAAATTCTTTATTATCTATTGAAAGTCAGACGCTTTCCTTTCACATCTTCGTTAAATTTACCATTTTCATACGCTAAATGTCCTGAAACAATTGTATGTGTAATTGTAGATGAGAAAGTATGTCCTTCAAATGGAGACCATCCACACTTATAATTTAAGTTTGATTTTTCTACCTTCTGGGGTGCTTCTAAATCAACTAAAACTAAATCTGCCCAATAGCCCTCTTTGATATATCCTCTATCCTCAACTTCAAAAAGAATTGCAGGGTTGTGACAAGCCTTCTCGACTATTTTCTCTAAAGAAATTTTACCTTGTTTATAAAAATCCAAGAGTACTTGTAATGAATGCTGTACTAATGGACCTCCAGAAGGTGCAGTTAAATAAGTATTCGATTTTTCCTGAAGTGTATGCGGTGCATGATCAGTTGCAATCACATCAATCTTATCATTTAATACTCCTGCAAGAATGCTCGCTCCATCCTCTTTTGTTTTCACTGCTGGATTCCACTTAATGTGTGTCCCTTTTTCTTTATAATCTTCATCAGAAAACCACATATGGTGTACACATGCTTCTGATGTAATCTTCTTATCTTTTAACGGAATATCATTTTGGAATAATTCCAACTCCTTAGCCGTTGATATATGTAGAATATGTAATCTTGCTCCATGTTTCTTTGCTAAAGCTACAGCCTTAGAAGACGATGAATAACAAGCTTCAGCACTTCTTATTTCTGGATGACACTCCATAGGAATATCCTCTCCGTACTTTTCTTTATATTTTTCTAAATTCTCTGCAATCATCGGATCATCTTCGCAATGCGAAGCAATAATCATCTGTGCTTTTGCAAATAAATTACCTAAGGTAGCTTCATTATCAACAAGCATATTACCTGTAGAAGAACCCATAAATACCTTTATTCCACAAACATTTTTAGGATCAGCTTTTAATACCTCTGCTAAATTATCATTTGTAGCACCAATGTAGAAAGAGTAGTTTGCTAAAGAAGTTCTTTTTGCAATTGCATATTTATCTTCTAGGGCTTCTATAGTTACTGTAGGTGGTTTTGTATTTGGCATTTCCATAAAAGATGTAATACCCCCAGATACAGCAGCTCTTGCTTCCGTTTCAATATTTGCTTTTTCAGTTAACCCTGGCTCTCTAAAATGAACCTGATCGTCTATCAAACCCGGTAAAAGATACTTTCCTTCGGCATCAATTACTTGTTCATCTTGTGCAGTAATGGATGCTGATACACTATCAATCTTTCCATCCACAACACGCACATCACCTTTAAAAACTTTACCCTCGTTTACAATTTGAGCGTTTTTGATCAGAAGCTTCGTCATAATATTAGTTCGTTGAATATGATTCACGAAGATACTATGAACAAATAATTATCTATACTTTTTAAACGGTTATTTTTAGAAAAACAAAAAGGCCACCATAATGGTGACCTTTTGTATTGTTAGTATAGTTTATCAAGTGAAAAGAACCTTGTCGCTCTTTGACTTTTCATATCTATTTGTCTTTGTCTGTTTTATTAGACGTGGACTATCGATTTTTTGTGTCAATAATTAGTTTATCTTAACATGTTTATGACAATTTAAGGGATAAATGAATTAATATTCACATTTATTTAAATAAAAATACTACAATTACATTTAATCTCTCAAAATCAATCAGTTACTTTTATTTGAAAAATTTGATAACTTCTTCCATAAATTCGATTCTCTTTTGCTCACTAGTAATGGTCTCAAAAGGAAAACCAAGAGCTACAATTCTATTTTCATCATTTGAATAAGCAATACCAATACTTTTATTATTTCCAGTATATCTTCCGATCACTTTTGTTGACTTATCAGCAGGATCTAAAGCATCTGGGGCTTCAACTCTATACAATTTTGTATCTATAGTGTTAGCATAAAAGAGTTTGTTTAAGCTTTTAAAATTAGGATTTACACTAAACACTGTACCTAGTTTATCAGCATAATTGGTTCTTCCTATAAAGTGTAATTTCTTTTTAGCATAAAGTACATCTTTGTGTTTACGCCCTTTTCTTAATCCATTGGGTTTTTCAAATAAATCGGTACCAATATATGCACCAGAAATAAATAACTTTGAAGACGGTTTAGATAAAAATGTAGCGAGCTTTTCTTTGAAAGAATTACTAAAACAAGAATACACTTTCCCTTTGCCTTCTTGCACGGTTTCTGTAGATTTTTGTTCACCAAACAAAACATCAACTATCTCGTAGTCTTCTAAATTAATCAAACCCTTCTCGATTGCTTCTATACTGACCGATACAAAAGATTGTTTTAAGTAATAAAAAGCCTCGCCATGTACACGTGTAAAATCGTGGGTATTCCCTCTAATTAATATTGTTTCTGCATCTGCATAACTAGCACCATGCCCAGGAGCATCGTCATCTAACCATTCAGAGTTAGGGTTGTAATCGTATTGATTTCCAGTAAATGAAATATCAACGCCATCTGCAATACCATCATCAGATGTTGTAAAACCTTTATAAGAAGGAGTATTAATTACAGAGGGAGCACCAATTCTATCAAAACCATTTACTATAAGCACTGGTTTATTTCCAAAATCAGCAATACTTAATTCTTCAGTTGTAAAACTTTCTCCCCCATCGTTTACAGCGGCAATTTTAAATCTATAAAAATGAGACTTCTCTATGTCCATCTCCAAATTATTTCCATAAACTATTTTCCCAGCATCCCAACCTTGATTATCTCTATTGGTATATAACTTATAATAACTTGGTACAGCCGTGGATTCTAAAGAATCTAATTGACCTTTCCATTGTAAAAAAGCCTTCTGGTTTTTTAAAGTAATAGCAAACTCTTTTGGTTTAAGAGGCTGAATTACAAAAGATCTATTTTCTTGGTACGATAAATATTTTACAATGCCTTTATAAATCGCCCTACTCACATCAAATCTAAACTGAGGATCTAAAGCAAACCTCATATCTTTAAAATTTTGATGAGAAAGTAACTCTACCAAAACTGTGGGTACATTAGGATATACTGCTTCACTATATCTACGATCCCAAAGTTCTCTTCTATTCCATATTGAATCATGTAACACTCTTAAATCTGTTACAATTTGAGTTTGAATAATATCTGCGAGATCTCTATTGGTATACCTTGACTGTCCGTTTGGGAAAGTTATATTTTTCTTCATATCAGTAGTACTATAAATCAATAAAGTACCTTTTGTGGTATCAGAATCAGAAACTCCAGAATCTGTATGTAATGCAAGAGCCAGGTCAATTGGTACATTTAAACCATTATTTTCTACATCAGGGTTTATTGCAAAAGGAGCTCCTGTAAGCCAGTTTACCCATTCACCTCTAGATTGGTAATCATCTTTATAGTCATTCCCTTCATTTTTTGGGGTATATACTTCTAAAGGTGCCCCTGCATATTGCAAGTGATATCGAGACCCTTCCATAAATCTTGGTCTGCCACTTGTGGCTCCCCCTCTCTTAATGTTCCCGGTACCTCCACCAAATCGAACTGCATCTGCAGTAATAATTTTCTCTCTATGCTTTGATTTTGATGAAAGGAAGACTCCTTCATTAGGACTTCCATCAAATTTAAAAGTACCTAAATAAACCCACGTACCACCACCTATTTTTTGATTGACGAGGTACGTTGTTTGTTGCTTTTGGTGTTTCACTACATAGCGGGCGTCATCTACTCCAATAGGTAATGTTGCATAAGAAATATAAACACTAAATTCTCCTTTAATTTTTCCTTCAGTCTTCCATTCAAATACAATATTATCTTTTTTTGTTGACTTCACTTTTCGATAAGTTCCTATAGCAAATGGGTTTTCGTCTGAATAAGCTTCTCTAAAGTTAAAACCTTTACCACCAGCAAATACACCTTCTTTTTCTGTGTAACCAATTCTGTCACCATCATTATCAACAATCAACATTTGAGATTGTGTATCTCTTTCCCTTGGTAAGTAGACATTCGCTCCAGCATTTTCTAGCATTGGAACTAAATATGGTAATACAAAGGCTGTAGGTAATAAATCTTCTACTGTTTGAAATAGCCTTGCTCTTTGCCATTCCCATCTATCTAATGATTTTTCATAATACCATCCATGACTATTCCATATTGCTAAATGATTATTATATAACCCTTTTGATGGTGCTTTTTCTTTACTTAACTTCTGTATATGAGGAACACCTTTGTACTTCTGAACTGTATTTCTTTTTTGATCAAGATGATGTTTGTACCTATATATATTAGGAACTAGATCTGCAAGTTCACACTTTGGGGTCTGTGGCCATTTATTTTTCTTCGCAACTTTCTTTTGATTCTTATCATCGGTTTTGCCAACAAAAAACACAAAATCATACTTTGCATATTTATTCCCTAAAAATTTTCTTGTCTGAGTATAAACATCTTCAACATCTTCTCTCCTAACAGGTTTATACTCCCATTGTTTCCCTAAAAATAAATATACTTTTTTTGTTTTCTTATTAATTGCTACCGTGTCTAACTTAGCAGTAGAATCTGGCTGATACTTAAACTCACCCAGCTTTGCATGAAGTATATACTCACTGAATTTAGATTTTACATCTTTTATAGATTGAGCTGAAGTGATTGTTGGTAAAAGTGAAAAGATCAGTACTATTAAAAAAATCTGTTTAAACATTATAAGGGGAAATGTAAATGTCAAAAAAATGAATTGGAATGTAATTTAATCATTTTGATAAATGATATAATAATCTCTTCGGAAAAATAAATGCTGGACATAAAAAAAGAGGAACCTAGTAGAACCAGTTCCCTCTAACCTTCAGTAATATAAATGTAAAAGGCTACTACCCCTTTTACACGACATTTTCTATATGATAGCAAAGTCTAGTCCAAACTATGTTTAAACATAGACTTCTAACAGACTGTAAACAATCTATTCTTAATCCAAAGTTAAAAGAAAGTTTAAATAAATACACGTAATCTAAAATTATTACAAATAACTACCGATTGTGGATGAGATGTTCTTTAAATTATTATATTCTAATGCATAAAAAAAGCAACCAATATGGTTGCTTTTCTTTTATTTAATAAAAAATGTATACTTTAAGCTAATGCTTTAATACATAATTTAGTTACAATTCTTGCATCTTCTTCGGTTAATCTTTCAGAACTAAATACAGATGTTGCTCTTGAAGAAGCATACTGAATAGGAATTGCAGGAAAAACTGCTGTGAACATTTCTACATTAATTTCACTTCCCACTTCGCCAGATTTATGTCCTCTTTCTACCATAGCTTTTAACGACTCAGGTATTTTTAATGTCATTTCTTTAGACATTAAGAAAGTATAATCATTCATTAGCATATTAATGAACTTTGCTCTTGAAGGATTATCATTTGCTAGATTAAATATTTCTACACAGAAATGATAGATCACCTCTTCAAGTGATTCTTTCTCTTCCATGTTTTTGAATATAATATTTCTGTAATACTCTATGTTGGCTGAATAAAGTGCTTGCACTAAAGCTGCTTTGCTTGGATAATGTCTGTATAAATAGCCATCTGCAACCTGTGCTTTTTTAGCAATCGACGAAACAGACGCTCCTCCATATCCTTTACTCACAACCATTTCTATAGTTGCTTCTTTTATTCGTTGTAGTTTAGTTTCGTCTATACTCTTCGCCATTATTCTGTTTTTTTGTAATTTCTGTACGCACAAATAAAGTGAATGAACAAGTTTTCATTACTCAATTATACAAATTAATCACAAACATAACATGTTCCTAGCAAATTTTATTGCTTAATATGGAATGTTTTGACCTATTTTTAAAACAAAATCAATAATTCAGAAAACAATTAACTAGATCTTAAACTGAAATGTGAAATAATAATTTCTCCCATCAGAAGGAATAATACCCGGACCAGGATAACCTGTAGCTCTTCGGGTAAAGTACATATTATCCGTTAAATTGTTGATTCCAGTTTCAATTCCCAACCAGTTGTATTGGTATTTCATAGATAAATCCATCACATAATATAAAGGGATTGGTCCATAAACAGCATCTGAAAGAGGTACTTCTGTATTAGCAGCATCAGTATATTGTTTATCTACATGCGTATACTGTAATGATACATTAAATGCTTTATACCCAGCATTAATACCTGTTTTGATATTAAAAGGTGGCACAAGTTCTACATCATTACCATCGTAAACTTTATCGTCTGAAATATATTTACCTTGGATAAAGGAAACATTTCCAAAAAGATTAAAATGATAATTAGATAATGGGTTGATAAAATGCATAAAATTTAATTCAGCATATGATTCTACACCAACAGTATATGCATCTGCAATATTAGTACGTATTGGGTTTGCTGGATTTGCTAAACCTATTTTATCATTGTAACGAAGGTAAAAAGCACTAATATCATAATTTAAAAATTTAAGTTTCCCTCTCATTCCTAAATCAGCAGAATAGCCCCTTTCATCTTTCATATCAGGATCTATACGTACATTTGAATTGAGTGAACGAAGATCTGAATATGTAATTGCTCTATAATTTTGAGAGATATTTGCATACACTTCTAAATCAGGTTTTACTTTATAACTAAAACCCACACCTGCAATTAAAATTGATCTATTATTGACAATTGTATCAGGTTCTGCACGTGTAATTTCTTCAATCAAACCATCATCTCCCACTTCATAAAAAACTTTTTGATAATACCCTTCACCTTTAGTGCCAATTAATTCGAAACGAACACCAGGAGTAATACTAAATTTATCAGTTACTTGGAAGATATTTTCTGCAAAAAATGCATAATTCTGAATTGTAAAATTATGATCAGAAAGAAGGCTATCTGGATGTGAAAATGTAAAATCTGCATCGTTACCATCAGAAGCATCTCCTTGTTTTTTATCATCATTACCATGATACAAACGCGTACCTAATACAAATGCTGAAGGTTTTCCTTTTATCTCGTAATGTTTTAAGTAACGGATTTCTGTACCGTAATTCCTAAACTCATCAGCCACTAATAAACGAGGTTCATTGTATGGATCTTGTTTATTTAGGTTAAGACCTAATGCATCTCTTGATGCTAAAAGACCAAAATTACGCATCTCGATTTTTGCACTTGGAGATATTTTATATTCTAACTTTACAGAAGCAACATTCCAATTTACTTTAAACCAATTCTGATCCGTATAAGATGCTCTTGGGTCAGAATAAAATTCATCATCTGTTAAACCACCAGGCTGCTGTGCAAGGTAATTCATGTGAGTAAACTCCACACCTATTTTAAATTTATCTGAAACATCGTAATTAATTGCTGTAAAAAAAGTATTTACGTTAAAACCAGAATTTGGTCGCCATCCATCTCCTCTTTTATATTGGTAGAGTGCATAATAATTGACATCTCCTTTTTGCCCTCCAATACTATTAAATGAATTAAATAAACCAAAAGAACCTCCAGTTTGTCTAGAAACAAGCTCAAAAGGTTTGGTTGGATTACCTTTCTTCATTTTAAAGTTTAATAATCCTCCAAACTGAGTTCCATATTGTAAAGAAGCTGCTCCTCTTACAATCTGCACTTCATCTACTGCTTCCAAAGGTGGTGTATAATAGCTTTCTGGATATCCAAGTGCATCTGCAGCAATATCATACCCGTTTTGGCGTGTATTGAAATTTGATGTTCTATCTGGACTTAATCCTCTACCGCCAATACCCAATTGAATACCTGCCCCATCGCTTTCCCAAATATTTAAACCAGGTACTCTATTGTATACCTGACGAGAATTATTGGTAGCCAAATTAGCTGTAAGATTATCAATCTGAATTACCTCACTTTTCTTTCCTTCATAAATTGAAGTTCCTTCTATAGCCTCTAAACGTGTAATCTCATTTGTTTCATCAGTTTCTATAACAGCTACTTCTTCTAAAACTTTTTCTATTACTCTTAATGTAAAGTTTAAAGTATTTTCGCCTTTTTTAGGTGAAATATCTTTCTCCATAGGTGTAAGTCCATGTTTAAAAACACCTAAAGCATAGGTTTTACCTACAGTTAAACCTTTAATAGAATAAACACCATCCTTATTTGTTTTTACTTTAGTTGACGTTCCTTTAATATAAACATCAGCACCAGAAATACCCTTTTGCGTATCATACTGAATTACCTTTCCAGTAATTTCAACTTGTTGAGCATAAGTGCTAAAAGTAAAGATGAATAGAAGTAGATTTGTTAGTATAGTTGATTTCATAAGTTTGATTACCCTTTAAACGGGAGTATCCAATTTTTAGAAGCGAATGTATCTTTTAATTTTGTAAGATCAACTGAAGGATCGATATATTGTTGACTACTTCTACCATTTAAGGTTACATAAGCATCAACATAAACTGCTGGATTTTCAAATCCTTTTTTCTCAAATGCTTCTTTTATTATTTGAGCATATTGTAAGATTAAAT
This region includes:
- a CDS encoding dihydroorotase, whose protein sequence is MTKLLIKNAQIVNEGKVFKGDVRVVDGKIDSVSASITAQDEQVIDAEGKYLLPGLIDDQVHFREPGLTEKANIETEARAAVSGGITSFMEMPNTKPPTVTIEALEDKYAIAKRTSLANYSFYIGATNDNLAEVLKADPKNVCGIKVFMGSSTGNMLVDNEATLGNLFAKAQMIIASHCEDDPMIAENLEKYKEKYGEDIPMECHPEIRSAEACYSSSSKAVALAKKHGARLHILHISTAKELELFQNDIPLKDKKITSEACVHHMWFSDEDYKEKGTHIKWNPAVKTKEDGASILAGVLNDKIDVIATDHAPHTLQEKSNTYLTAPSGGPLVQHSLQVLLDFYKQGKISLEKIVEKACHNPAILFEVEDRGYIKEGYWADLVLVDLEAPQKVEKSNLNYKCGWSPFEGHTFSSTITHTIVSGHLAYENGKFNEDVKGKRLTFNR
- a CDS encoding golvesin C-terminal-like domain-containing protein, which codes for MFKQIFLIVLIFSLLPTITSAQSIKDVKSKFSEYILHAKLGEFKYQPDSTAKLDTVAINKKTKKVYLFLGKQWEYKPVRREDVEDVYTQTRKFLGNKYAKYDFVFFVGKTDDKNQKKVAKKNKWPQTPKCELADLVPNIYRYKHHLDQKRNTVQKYKGVPHIQKLSKEKAPSKGLYNNHLAIWNSHGWYYEKSLDRWEWQRARLFQTVEDLLPTAFVLPYLVPMLENAGANVYLPRERDTQSQMLIVDNDGDRIGYTEKEGVFAGGKGFNFREAYSDENPFAIGTYRKVKSTKKDNIVFEWKTEGKIKGEFSVYISYATLPIGVDDARYVVKHQKQQTTYLVNQKIGGGTWVYLGTFKFDGSPNEGVFLSSKSKHREKIITADAVRFGGGTGNIKRGGATSGRPRFMEGSRYHLQYAGAPLEVYTPKNEGNDYKDDYQSRGEWVNWLTGAPFAINPDVENNGLNVPIDLALALHTDSGVSDSDTTKGTLLIYSTTDMKKNITFPNGQSRYTNRDLADIIQTQIVTDLRVLHDSIWNRRELWDRRYSEAVYPNVPTVLVELLSHQNFKDMRFALDPQFRFDVSRAIYKGIVKYLSYQENRSFVIQPLKPKEFAITLKNQKAFLQWKGQLDSLESTAVPSYYKLYTNRDNQGWDAGKIVYGNNLEMDIEKSHFYRFKIAAVNDGGESFTTEELSIADFGNKPVLIVNGFDRIGAPSVINTPSYKGFTTSDDGIADGVDISFTGNQYDYNPNSEWLDDDAPGHGASYADAETILIRGNTHDFTRVHGEAFYYLKQSFVSVSIEAIEKGLINLEDYEIVDVLFGEQKSTETVQEGKGKVYSCFSNSFKEKLATFLSKPSSKLFISGAYIGTDLFEKPNGLRKGRKHKDVLYAKKKLHFIGRTNYADKLGTVFSVNPNFKSLNKLFYANTIDTKLYRVEAPDALDPADKSTKVIGRYTGNNKSIGIAYSNDENRIVALGFPFETITSEQKRIEFMEEVIKFFK
- a CDS encoding TetR/AcrR family transcriptional regulator, which produces MAKSIDETKLQRIKEATIEMVVSKGYGGASVSSIAKKAQVADGYLYRHYPSKAALVQALYSANIEYYRNIIFKNMEEKESLEEVIYHFCVEIFNLANDNPSRAKFINMLMNDYTFLMSKEMTLKIPESLKAMVERGHKSGEVGSEINVEMFTAVFPAIPIQYASSRATSVFSSERLTEEDARIVTKLCIKALA
- a CDS encoding TonB-dependent receptor domain-containing protein, whose amino-acid sequence is MKSTILTNLLLFIFTFSTYAQQVEITGKVIQYDTQKGISGADVYIKGTSTKVKTNKDGVYSIKGLTVGKTYALGVFKHGLTPMEKDISPKKGENTLNFTLRVIEKVLEEVAVIETDETNEITRLEAIEGTSIYEGKKSEVIQIDNLTANLATNNSRQVYNRVPGLNIWESDGAGIQLGIGGRGLSPDRTSNFNTRQNGYDIAADALGYPESYYTPPLEAVDEVQIVRGAASLQYGTQFGGLLNFKMKKGNPTKPFELVSRQTGGSFGLFNSFNSIGGQKGDVNYYALYQYKRGDGWRPNSGFNVNTFFTAINYDVSDKFKIGVEFTHMNYLAQQPGGLTDDEFYSDPRASYTDQNWFKVNWNVASVKLEYKISPSAKIEMRNFGLLASRDALGLNLNKQDPYNEPRLLVADEFRNYGTEIRYLKHYEIKGKPSAFVLGTRLYHGNDDKKQGDASDGNDADFTFSHPDSLLSDHNFTIQNYAFFAENIFQVTDKFSITPGVRFELIGTKGEGYYQKVFYEVGDDGLIEEITRAEPDTIVNNRSILIAGVGFSYKVKPDLEVYANISQNYRAITYSDLRSLNSNVRIDPDMKDERGYSADLGMRGKLKFLNYDISAFYLRYNDKIGLANPANPIRTNIADAYTVGVESYAELNFMHFINPLSNYHFNLFGNVSFIQGKYISDDKVYDGNDVELVPPFNIKTGINAGYKAFNVSLQYTHVDKQYTDAANTEVPLSDAVYGPIPLYYVMDLSMKYQYNWLGIETGINNLTDNMYFTRRATGYPGPGIIPSDGRNYYFTFQFKI